From Arachis stenosperma cultivar V10309 chromosome 2, arast.V10309.gnm1.PFL2, whole genome shotgun sequence, one genomic window encodes:
- the LOC130962437 gene encoding uncharacterized protein LOC130962437: MATSLRTFKERLQLLMPTDDGEWLKEIRGNLAMVATMIASMTFQIGLSPPGGVVQNSDNGFIGCPTPRGTNQACPGQSVFAKVNRSNYKGYLWTNSVSFYTSIISCIWLISGAPVGPGFPTLLLSTLMCVSLSLLAISYSFGVSIVNPPDDGICHYFFSVFLSFFAVLAVLFLYRFLTLHLATKTVSRQQRMHGNHED; the protein is encoded by the coding sequence ATGGCAACGAGTCTCAGAACTTTCAAAGAACGGCTTCAACTTCTGATGCCTACCGACGATGGAGAATGGCTGAAGGAGATAAGAGGGAATCTGGCCATGGTAGCCACTATGATTGCGAGCATGACCTTCCAAATCGGTCTGAGTCCGCCCGGTGGAGTTGTCCAAAACAGCGACAACGGATTCATCGGGTGTCCAACACCGAGGGGGACAAATCAAGCATGTCCCGGACAATCTGTTTTCGCTAAGGTGAACAGAAGCAACTACAAAGGTTATCTTTGGACCAACAGCGTATCTTTCTATACATCTATAATTTCATGTATATGGCTAATAAGCGGTGCTCCGGTCGGACCCGGTTTTCCAACGTTGTTGTTGTCAACCCTTATGTGTGTCTCCCTCAGTCTTCTTGCCATATCCTACTCCTTTGGCGTTTCCATTGTTAACCCACCCGACGATGGTATCTGCCACTATTTCTTCAGcgttttcctttctttctttgcaGTTCTGGCGGTTCTTTTTTTATACCGCTTTCTTACATTGCATCTGGCCACTAAGACCGTTAGTAGACAACAACGTATGCATGGTAACCATGAGGACTAA